The DNA segment GCTGAAAAATCTTCGGCACAGTCAAGACTTTTAAAAGCTTCACCCCAACGTTTAGAAGGTGGTCGTATGGAATCCAGACGTCTGGTCGGAATACTGCTGCTCATACTGTCGGCCTTCACCGGCACGATAGCCTTCCGCCTCGCCACCCCTGCCATAGCCTTCTATACCCGTGATATACTCCAGGCCTCGATGCTCTCTGTTTCAATTGTCTCGATGTCGTTCGTGCTCGCGAGGGCATTTTCCTCGGTCTTGGGTGGGTTTATCCTTGAGAGGGGTAAAAAGCTCGTCTATATCGGCGCGATGGCGATGATGGGGAACGCCCTGGCTGTCCAGCTCTACCCCCTGACCTCAACCTGGGTTCAGGTTGCGGGAATAAAGCTCCTCAACGGCTTTCTAAACGGCCTCAGCTGGCCGATGGCGCAGTTTGTGATAGCAGTCGCAACGCCGAAGGAGATAAGGGCGAGGGTTACGGCGATATACTTCTTCTTCGGCAGCATTGCTTCCCTCCTTGGAAACTACGTCTACGCCTACACGATAGACCTCGGACTTGCCAAGCAGATGTGGATTTCTTCCGCGTTCTTTGTCCTGACGGGTCTGATAATGGTGGCCAGCTATGCTCTTCTATACGGGAGGATAACGCCCAGGAGAAAGAGAACACCCGACGGTGAAAGGCCGAGCCTCGACCCGAGGAGGGTTCTAATCATCGCCTCGCTCATGGCGGTGATAGTGGCTTTCACTTCCGGTGAGATAACCTACGTCTACGTTTCTGAGGCCCTTGGTATGGAGAAAGCAAGAACCGCCACGCTCATCGGCTGGGCGGGTTTCCTCGCCGCGATGCTGAGCTACTTCGCTTCCTGGCTCGCCGACGTGAGGAGCGAGAGGCGGATGGTTCTGCTTACCTCTCTGTTAGCGGCTCTTTCGCCGCTCCTCGCCGCGGTAAAGACCGCCCCGACGGTTTTCCTGGGGATATTCCTCGCCCTCTTCGCCTTCCAGAGCTTCAGACCGGTGTCTAGAAAAATACTCGCTTCCTACCACCGCTCATCGCTGGCCATTGGAGGTGTAAACGGCGTCCAGAACCTATCGACTTTCCTGGGAGGAATGCTGTTCGGTTTTGCGTACTCGCTGGGCGAGCTTCACGGTATCTTGACGTTCAACCTTGCCCTGCTGGCATTCACGCCGGTTTCGGTGGCTCTGCTCTGGCAGAGTGTTAAGCTTAAAGGCGGAGGGGAGTGAGTGCCCTTTGGTGGAAACTCCAAAACTTTTATAAAAGCGAC comes from the Thermococcus thioreducens genome and includes:
- a CDS encoding MFS transporter; translated protein: MESRRLVGILLLILSAFTGTIAFRLATPAIAFYTRDILQASMLSVSIVSMSFVLARAFSSVLGGFILERGKKLVYIGAMAMMGNALAVQLYPLTSTWVQVAGIKLLNGFLNGLSWPMAQFVIAVATPKEIRARVTAIYFFFGSIASLLGNYVYAYTIDLGLAKQMWISSAFFVLTGLIMVASYALLYGRITPRRKRTPDGERPSLDPRRVLIIASLMAVIVAFTSGEITYVYVSEALGMEKARTATLIGWAGFLAAMLSYFASWLADVRSERRMVLLTSLLAALSPLLAAVKTAPTVFLGIFLALFAFQSFRPVSRKILASYHRSSLAIGGVNGVQNLSTFLGGMLFGFAYSLGELHGILTFNLALLAFTPVSVALLWQSVKLKGGGE